A window from Rhizobium leguminosarum bv. trifolii WSM1325 encodes these proteins:
- a CDS encoding protein of unknown function DUF214 (PFAM: protein of unknown function DUF214~KEGG: atc:AGR_pAT_665 putative ABC transporter permease protein) yields the protein MNFVAFAALLSHWRRRPLQLLTLVMGIALATALWSGVQAINAEARASYARAASVLEQGNLREIVAKDGDGIASEVYGSLRRAGLNVSPVIEGNYRFGSTRIRLVGIEPLTMPRDTRNQTVASSLDLSGFFSASGQLLVSSATAERLRGSTDMSVKIDGKVPDGAAFVDISVADRLLDKHGKIDRLVVAADQRITTEAIDQAGLTIREPGEQPDVARLTDSFHLNLTAFGFLSFIVGLFIVYSATGLTFEQRRGTFRTLRSLGVSLRALITVLLIELSMLALISGLIGVMLGYVIAWLLMPGVAATLRGLYGASVSGSLSIRPEWWLAGLAIALGGTAVSSAQSLWRVWRLPILAAAQPRAWARESARSLAFQAGTGGVLLILAAILAIAASGLVAGFATLGCLLLGTALVLPGLLAVILTKAQHLARTALMEWFWADTRIQLPGLSLALMALLLALSANIGVGTMVSSFRLTFIGWLDQRLAAELYVTAKDEEEAARLRVWLPPRSTAVLPIWSVDAEVLGEQTQIFGVADDSTYREHWPLIASENDVWARIAAGQGALINEQMWRRGKAKIGQPLVMPGGWSATVVGVYSDYGNPNGQVIVGVKTLVDHYRDVPKLRYGVRVAPQQAQDLKRRLVEEFGLPDTAIVDQASLKRQSRAIFDQTFKVTGALNVLTLAVAGFAMFSSLLTLSGIRLPQLAPVWAMGVRRRDLALYEVARTLALWLATFMAAIPVGLTLAWVLLAIVNVEAFGWRLPMMVFPMDWFWLGAIALAAALLSVLVPVRRLASINPADLLRIFANER from the coding sequence ATGAACTTCGTCGCATTCGCAGCGCTGCTGTCACACTGGCGTCGGAGACCTCTCCAGCTTCTGACGCTGGTCATGGGGATTGCGCTGGCGACGGCTCTCTGGTCCGGCGTTCAGGCTATCAACGCCGAGGCGAGGGCGAGCTATGCGCGGGCGGCTTCTGTTCTGGAGCAAGGCAACCTCCGGGAGATCGTCGCCAAGGACGGTGACGGCATAGCGAGCGAGGTCTATGGCAGCCTGCGTCGAGCGGGTCTGAATGTTTCGCCCGTGATCGAGGGCAACTACCGCTTCGGAAGCACAAGAATCAGATTGGTTGGTATCGAACCTCTGACGATGCCAAGGGACACCCGGAACCAGACCGTCGCCAGCAGTCTAGACCTATCCGGCTTCTTTTCAGCCAGTGGACAGTTGCTTGTGTCGAGCGCGACTGCCGAGCGGCTCCGTGGCAGTACCGACATGAGCGTCAAAATCGATGGCAAAGTTCCCGACGGCGCTGCCTTCGTCGACATATCGGTCGCCGACAGGTTGCTCGACAAGCACGGGAAGATCGACCGCCTGGTGGTCGCGGCCGATCAAAGGATCACCACCGAAGCAATCGATCAGGCGGGATTGACGATCCGCGAACCCGGTGAACAACCAGACGTCGCTCGCCTCACAGACAGCTTTCACCTCAACCTTACGGCTTTCGGCTTCCTTTCGTTCATCGTCGGGCTCTTCATCGTGTATTCGGCCACGGGCCTGACCTTCGAACAGCGTCGAGGCACTTTTCGTACACTTAGATCTCTTGGTGTCTCGCTTCGAGCATTGATCACGGTGCTCTTGATCGAGCTTTCGATGCTGGCGCTGATATCGGGCTTGATCGGCGTCATGCTCGGCTACGTCATAGCATGGCTCCTGATGCCGGGTGTCGCCGCGACCCTCAGGGGCCTCTACGGTGCCAGTGTGTCAGGCTCGCTATCCATTCGGCCGGAGTGGTGGTTGGCTGGACTGGCGATTGCTCTCGGAGGAACCGCTGTCTCGTCTGCCCAGAGCCTGTGGCGGGTTTGGAGGCTGCCGATTTTAGCTGCCGCCCAGCCGCGAGCATGGGCAAGAGAGTCGGCCAGATCGCTTGCCTTTCAAGCGGGAACGGGCGGAGTTCTGCTGATCTTGGCTGCTATCCTGGCGATAGCTGCGTCCGGGCTGGTGGCGGGTTTTGCGACACTTGGCTGCCTGCTTCTTGGAACAGCTCTGGTGCTACCTGGACTTCTTGCGGTCATCCTGACCAAAGCGCAGCATTTGGCACGAACCGCCCTCATGGAATGGTTCTGGGCCGACACCCGCATACAGCTTCCCGGCTTGTCGCTGGCTTTGATGGCTCTGCTGCTGGCATTGTCGGCAAACATCGGTGTGGGCACGATGGTATCGAGCTTCCGGCTGACTTTCATCGGATGGCTGGATCAACGCCTGGCCGCCGAGCTTTACGTCACTGCCAAGGATGAGGAGGAAGCTGCGCGTCTCCGCGTCTGGCTTCCACCACGCTCAACAGCGGTCTTGCCCATCTGGAGCGTCGACGCCGAGGTGCTTGGCGAACAGACCCAGATCTTTGGCGTTGCGGACGATTCCACCTACCGGGAGCACTGGCCGTTGATCGCTTCCGAAAACGACGTTTGGGCAAGGATCGCCGCCGGGCAGGGTGCTCTGATCAACGAACAGATGTGGCGTCGCGGCAAAGCCAAGATCGGCCAACCGTTGGTCATGCCTGGAGGCTGGAGCGCAACTGTGGTCGGCGTGTACTCGGACTATGGAAATCCGAATGGGCAAGTGATAGTCGGGGTCAAAACGCTCGTCGATCATTACCGCGATGTCCCGAAACTTCGCTACGGTGTCCGAGTTGCTCCCCAGCAAGCCCAAGATCTCAAGCGTCGGCTGGTCGAGGAGTTTGGCCTTCCGGATACCGCCATCGTTGACCAGGCCTCACTTAAGCGGCAATCGAGAGCCATCTTCGATCAGACGTTCAAGGTGACCGGCGCGTTGAACGTCCTCACCCTTGCTGTGGCAGGGTTTGCCATGTTCTCAAGTCTCCTGACGCTGTCTGGTATTCGGCTTCCGCAACTCGCGCCGGTATGGGCAATGGGTGTACGGCGAAGGGATCTGGCGCTCTACGAAGTTGCCCGGACACTTGCACTCTGGCTGGCGACATTTATGGCTGCGATCCCGGTCGGTCTTACCCTGGCGTGGGTCCTGCTTGCGATCGTGAACGTGGAGGCTTTTGGTTGGCGATTGCCAATGATGGTGTTTCCAATGGACTGGTTTTGGCTGGGAGCAATTGCTCTTGCTGCTGCATTGCTGTCGGTGCTGGTGCCGGTTCGGCGTCTGGCCTCGATCAATCCTGCGGACCTGCTGAGGATTTTCGCCAATGAACGGTAG
- a CDS encoding conserved hypothetical protein (KEGG: rec:RHECIAT_PB0000304 hypothetical protein), with amino-acid sequence MASPWKLLAGLVSRRRQQKQEHGSTDDVKPDVSAIAEPTETAAADNRSKAADRAANEKPVTHEQHEAVSVDLPRHAEEAANSVDDTVDVESATLEKAVDPGLSNEADVAAHASPKALPVGDGPTRKRSRRNKKTKTIAVVLPPSSGVAAISDDAVSLDGEIRLLRDQLATKLRLQNAQLKKMLDRFER; translated from the coding sequence ATGGCGTCTCCATGGAAACTTCTTGCTGGGCTGGTGTCACGGCGACGCCAGCAGAAGCAAGAACACGGCTCAACCGATGATGTGAAGCCGGACGTATCAGCCATCGCCGAGCCGACTGAAACGGCGGCTGCCGACAACCGGTCGAAAGCCGCAGACCGTGCGGCCAACGAAAAGCCGGTCACCCACGAACAACACGAGGCGGTGTCGGTAGACCTGCCTCGTCATGCCGAAGAGGCGGCAAATAGTGTTGATGACACGGTAGATGTGGAAAGCGCGACGCTTGAGAAAGCGGTTGATCCGGGCTTATCCAATGAGGCCGACGTAGCCGCGCACGCCTCACCAAAGGCATTGCCAGTAGGCGACGGTCCAACGCGAAAGCGCAGCAGGCGGAACAAGAAAACGAAAACCATTGCTGTCGTTCTTCCACCTTCTTCAGGCGTTGCCGCCATTTCTGACGATGCAGTGAGCCTGGATGGAGAAATCAGGCTGCTCCGGGATCAGCTGGCGACGAAGCTCAGGCTGCAAAACGCACAACTGAAGAAGATGCTGGATCGGTTCGAGCGCTGA
- a CDS encoding ribosomal protein S21 (TIGRFAM: ribosomal protein S21~KEGG: rpsU; ribosomal protein S21) yields the protein MQVLVRDNNVEQALRFLKKKLQREGVFREARLRERFEKPSEKRAREKAEGIRRVRKLARKKLERESGISAPKKARAPGR from the coding sequence ATGCAGGTTCTGGTACGTGACAACAACGTTGAGCAAGCGCTCCGTTTTTTGAAAAAGAAGTTGCAGCGCGAGGGCGTATTCCGGGAGGCCCGACTTCGGGAGCGTTTTGAAAAGCCCTCCGAAAAACGTGCTCGTGAGAAGGCCGAGGGCATCAGGCGTGTCCGTAAACTCGCTCGCAAAAAGCTTGAGCGGGAAAGCGGTATTTCGGCCCCCAAGAAAGCAAGAGCTCCTGGTCGCTAA
- a CDS encoding ABC transporter related (PFAM: ABC transporter related~SMART: AAA ATPase~KEGG: atc:AGR_pAT_191 AttE-like ABC transporter, ATP binding protein) codes for MILTLAGVRKSYSTAESPIEILKGVDLEVAAGESVALTGESGSGKSTLLHLAGGLDRADSGSVVMDGSDLGLFAESERARYRRTKVGLVFQQFNLIPSLSVAANISFHAKLANRYDHAWERQLIEKLGLEEYTARYPEQLSGGQQQRVAIGRTLAARPPLVLADEPTGNLDEQTGDAVLDLMLSLARTVGSALLLVTHSTRLAARLDRTVVLRGGKIAE; via the coding sequence ATGATCCTCACCCTCGCAGGCGTTAGAAAATCCTATTCCACTGCGGAGAGCCCGATTGAAATCCTGAAGGGCGTCGATCTGGAAGTCGCTGCGGGCGAAAGTGTTGCTCTAACCGGAGAGTCTGGCAGTGGCAAAAGCACATTGCTGCATCTGGCAGGCGGGCTCGACCGTGCAGACAGCGGCTCGGTCGTGATGGATGGCAGCGATCTGGGGCTATTTGCAGAAAGCGAACGGGCCCGATACCGGAGAACGAAGGTCGGCCTGGTTTTTCAACAGTTTAACCTCATCCCATCACTGAGCGTCGCAGCCAACATCTCGTTCCACGCCAAGCTTGCAAACCGGTACGATCACGCTTGGGAAAGGCAGTTGATCGAGAAATTGGGGCTGGAAGAATACACCGCCCGATATCCCGAGCAGCTTTCCGGAGGCCAACAGCAGCGCGTTGCAATCGGGCGAACCTTGGCTGCTCGACCTCCTCTCGTCCTTGCGGACGAGCCAACGGGCAACCTGGATGAGCAAACAGGCGATGCCGTCCTCGATCTGATGCTCAGCCTGGCCCGGACGGTGGGATCGGCTTTGCTTCTCGTCACCCACTCCACGAGGCTTGCAGCGCGTCTGGACCGAACGGTGGTCCTTCGCGGTGGGAAGATTGCCGAATGA
- a CDS encoding ROK family protein (PFAM: ROK family protein~KEGG: bvi:Bcep1808_1509 ROK family protein): MAGKGSNSVQLRHYNERVVLDAVRRFGQASKAEIARFAHLTPPAVAAIVEALVAGGYLVENGKRFGGKGQPSAMYGLASTGAYSIGFHIGRRAMDAILIDFAGQICAFETHDYDHPDPDSIKRLGAAAIGRFKSQLGAVHSSRLIGIGISAPYFIGGWDEELGFPGDVQLAWRSFDLKGHFADTHSLPVMIENDASAAAVAELVYGLGKKFADFLHISLSTFVGGGLVLDGTLQTGPNGNTAAYGPFPVTHSTLSSVPKPAGKFEVLLHRASIYTLVHHLRTNGIDIRRVRDLDPMPPAARTFVSEWQDDCADALAQAIIGSIAVIDVEAVVIDGLLPAPLLMETVARVRQCFSEMVPPGLIAPTITAGALGARGSALGASILPLYLMFGPDTGVLMKKGNDKKPLLIGS; encoded by the coding sequence ATGGCAGGAAAAGGCAGTAATTCCGTCCAGCTTCGTCACTACAACGAGCGCGTTGTTCTGGACGCAGTGCGACGCTTTGGCCAAGCATCTAAGGCGGAGATCGCGCGGTTCGCACATCTTACCCCACCAGCTGTTGCGGCGATCGTTGAGGCTCTTGTCGCAGGTGGCTATCTGGTCGAAAATGGCAAGCGCTTCGGCGGCAAGGGCCAGCCGTCTGCAATGTACGGGCTTGCCAGCACCGGGGCTTATTCGATCGGCTTTCATATCGGCCGCAGAGCGATGGATGCCATCCTAATCGACTTTGCGGGGCAAATCTGCGCGTTCGAGACCCACGACTACGATCATCCGGATCCCGACAGCATAAAGCGCCTAGGCGCTGCCGCCATCGGGCGTTTCAAGTCACAGCTTGGCGCTGTTCATAGCTCGCGCCTGATCGGCATCGGGATTTCCGCCCCTTATTTCATTGGCGGATGGGACGAGGAGCTCGGATTTCCCGGTGATGTCCAACTGGCCTGGCGGTCCTTTGACCTGAAGGGCCATTTTGCCGACACCCACAGTCTTCCTGTCATGATCGAGAATGACGCGTCGGCAGCTGCCGTCGCGGAATTGGTGTACGGGTTGGGTAAGAAATTTGCTGACTTCCTCCACATCTCACTCAGCACATTCGTCGGCGGCGGCCTTGTCCTCGATGGGACCCTGCAGACTGGTCCGAACGGCAATACCGCAGCTTACGGGCCGTTCCCGGTGACACATTCGACGCTAAGCTCCGTTCCCAAGCCGGCTGGAAAATTCGAAGTTCTGCTTCATCGTGCCTCAATCTATACCCTCGTCCATCATCTCAGGACCAACGGTATAGACATCAGGCGGGTCCGTGATCTCGACCCGATGCCGCCAGCCGCGCGCACATTTGTTTCCGAGTGGCAGGACGACTGCGCGGATGCTCTTGCCCAGGCGATTATCGGAAGCATTGCCGTCATCGATGTCGAAGCGGTTGTCATCGACGGGCTTCTCCCCGCTCCACTGCTCATGGAAACCGTTGCCCGCGTCCGGCAATGTTTTTCAGAGATGGTTCCCCCCGGCTTGATCGCACCCACGATCACCGCCGGTGCCCTGGGAGCCCGGGGTTCCGCGCTCGGAGCGAGCATTCTTCCGCTCTACCTGATGTTCGGTCCAGATACCGGCGTTCTCATGAAAAAAGGCAACGATAAGAAGCCGCTTTTGATTGGCTCTTAG
- a CDS encoding transcriptional regulator, XRE family (KEGG: smd:Smed_6375 transcriptional regulator, XRE family): protein MNMVSTIVKSPVALSVGGLLAEARAARGYSLDDVAETTGLTVAEVTALENDTDFDASRIRRTAAALGVLDKI, encoded by the coding sequence ATGAACATGGTCTCGACGATTGTGAAATCCCCTGTTGCTCTGTCCGTCGGCGGCTTGCTTGCGGAAGCTCGCGCGGCTCGCGGCTATTCGCTGGATGACGTTGCAGAAACCACTGGTCTGACTGTGGCCGAAGTGACAGCTCTGGAGAACGACACGGATTTCGACGCGTCAAGGATACGAAGGACCGCGGCCGCTCTAGGGGTTTTAGACAAGATTTGA
- a CDS encoding conserved hypothetical protein (KEGG: atc:AGR_pAT_667 hypothetical protein), with amino-acid sequence MNGRKSASVLIAAAMICASGQAFAQGFAGLGSDAQGFAIPERGSVLSFPADHGAHPDYRIEWWYVTANLKDEDGRQYGAQWTLFRSALAPGDKAGFADPQIWAGHAAITTQGHQYVTERLGRGGVGQAGVAARPFRAWIDDWRLEGSERTGSDAFGNLSVSAGGLDFSYTLDLKADGPLVLQGENGFSVKSANGQASYYYSQPFYEVAGTITTSGAPVKVTGKAWLDREWSSQPLASNQTGWDWFSLHLNSGDKLMAFRLRDDKDGFISANWISADGRTTPLSKDDVQLEPTRKATVDGRRMPVEWRIRVPSKSLDITTKPLNEQSWMATSTPYWEGPINFTGSTSGVGYLEMTGY; translated from the coding sequence ATGAACGGTAGAAAGTCGGCATCTGTCTTGATAGCGGCGGCTATGATCTGCGCGAGCGGTCAGGCATTCGCGCAAGGCTTCGCCGGATTGGGATCGGATGCGCAAGGTTTTGCGATCCCGGAGCGGGGTTCTGTTCTTTCTTTCCCCGCCGATCATGGCGCTCATCCTGATTATCGCATTGAGTGGTGGTATGTGACTGCCAATCTCAAAGACGAGGATGGCAGGCAATATGGAGCGCAGTGGACGCTGTTTCGCTCTGCGCTGGCTCCGGGAGACAAGGCAGGTTTCGCGGATCCGCAGATCTGGGCTGGGCACGCGGCGATCACCACCCAAGGTCATCAGTACGTCACTGAGCGCTTGGGGCGGGGAGGCGTCGGGCAGGCAGGCGTTGCCGCAAGACCATTTCGGGCTTGGATAGACGACTGGCGGTTGGAGGGTAGCGAGCGAACCGGCTCGGACGCCTTTGGCAACCTTTCAGTCTCTGCGGGCGGGCTGGACTTCAGCTACACCTTAGACCTCAAGGCCGACGGCCCGCTCGTTCTTCAGGGGGAAAACGGCTTTTCCGTGAAGTCGGCGAACGGGCAGGCGAGCTACTATTACTCGCAGCCTTTCTATGAGGTGGCGGGAACGATCACGACATCCGGAGCACCGGTTAAGGTCACTGGCAAAGCCTGGCTGGATCGGGAGTGGTCGTCGCAGCCGCTTGCGTCCAATCAGACGGGGTGGGATTGGTTCTCACTGCATCTGAATTCCGGCGACAAGCTGATGGCTTTTCGCCTTCGTGATGACAAGGACGGGTTTATCTCCGCGAACTGGATATCGGCGGATGGACGAACGACACCTTTGTCGAAAGACGACGTCCAACTGGAGCCGACGCGGAAGGCAACGGTCGATGGGCGCCGGATGCCGGTTGAGTGGCGCATACGCGTGCCGAGTAAGTCACTTGATATTACGACGAAACCGCTGAACGAGCAGTCCTGGATGGCGACCTCTACGCCTTATTGGGAGGGGCCGATCAACTTCACAGGCTCCACGTCAGGTGTTGGATATCTTGAAATGACCGGCTATTAG
- a CDS encoding ABC transporter related (PFAM: ABC transporter related; inner-membrane translocator~SMART: AAA ATPase~KEGG: jan:Jann_2595 ABC transporter related) → MLDVSGRPKAAGTSATGQVVASLEGVTKFFGGTVAVANVSIELRAGEVLALLGENGAGKSTCVKLLAGVHRPDGGQVVMLGKPVAFASPLEAQRAGVAVMHQHPGLFPDLSIAENLFIGQTGLRWKLDHRQMQSEAARLLTLVGLDVDVTAPLGRLRTSEQQLVEIARALSLDARVLIMDEPTAALSQREVERLFTVVDNLRPQGVAMMFVGHRMDEIYRVADRIAVLRDGRHVGTEIAADLSRERAVQMMVGRSLDGLYPRNNTAPGDVVLDVRGLSCDGSFQDVSFQLRAGEILGFGGLVGSGRTEIARVLFGIDQPTGGTIAIDGKTMRFASPKDAMGNGIAYVSEDRIGQSLVMDFPILNNASLTVLDKATRGGLMSREKEIGIAKPFLDRLRLRFKSFDQPVGALSGGNQQKVVLAKWLATNPRILILDEPTQGIDVQTKADVHAMMTDLAAKGMAIILISSELPELLGMADRMIVLREGSVTAEFRHDEASQEKVIGAATDAIVKKVDGEIVAKPVPHQDEKSEIPERAAQGTWRRVLARRELGLFAAIAAVVIPISILNIRMLSGANLSALAMDAGLLMIVAVAQMLVVITRSIDLSVAAIIGLAAYGAASTIHLHPEIGVMGGVALACVIGLAAGFLNGLIVTYGRVPAIVVTLGTMSIFRGINSLWAGGTQVSADQVPQAWLDMTAANIFGVPAVLLIAIATLLVVAYILRNTSIGRELFAIGSNPGGASLIGIPSRARILMAFSAAGLLAGFDGALWASRYATVDARVAYGFELTVIAAVVVGGIAVRGGSGTVLGVAAGALMLLIINNGLTLVRVDPLWLQGVYGLVILAAIGIDALVARRAAGKRKGAH, encoded by the coding sequence ATGCTTGATGTTTCAGGCAGACCAAAAGCTGCTGGGACGAGCGCGACCGGCCAAGTCGTCGCGTCGCTCGAGGGCGTCACGAAGTTCTTTGGTGGCACCGTCGCTGTCGCAAATGTGTCGATTGAACTGCGGGCAGGAGAGGTGCTTGCCCTGCTTGGAGAGAACGGTGCAGGCAAAAGCACCTGCGTCAAGCTTCTCGCCGGCGTCCATCGGCCAGATGGCGGCCAAGTCGTCATGCTGGGCAAGCCCGTTGCGTTCGCGTCTCCACTGGAGGCGCAGCGTGCCGGTGTCGCCGTCATGCATCAGCATCCAGGTCTTTTTCCCGATCTCAGCATCGCCGAAAATCTCTTCATCGGGCAGACCGGTTTACGCTGGAAACTTGACCACAGGCAGATGCAAAGCGAGGCTGCGCGCCTTCTGACGCTCGTCGGCCTCGACGTGGATGTCACAGCCCCTTTGGGGCGGCTGCGGACATCCGAGCAGCAGCTCGTCGAAATTGCCCGTGCGCTTTCGCTCGACGCACGCGTTTTGATCATGGACGAACCAACCGCAGCCTTGTCGCAGAGAGAGGTGGAACGGTTGTTTACGGTCGTGGACAATCTCCGCCCGCAAGGGGTGGCGATGATGTTCGTTGGCCATCGCATGGACGAGATCTATCGCGTCGCCGATCGTATCGCCGTTCTGCGTGATGGTCGCCATGTCGGAACAGAGATTGCGGCGGATCTATCCAGAGAACGTGCAGTCCAGATGATGGTCGGGCGTTCCCTGGATGGGCTCTATCCTCGCAACAACACGGCGCCTGGCGATGTGGTTCTTGACGTCAGGGGACTGTCCTGTGACGGTTCGTTCCAGGATGTGTCGTTTCAATTGAGAGCTGGCGAAATCCTGGGGTTCGGCGGATTGGTCGGCAGTGGCCGGACCGAGATCGCCCGGGTCCTGTTTGGCATCGATCAGCCGACAGGTGGAACGATTGCAATCGATGGCAAAACAATGCGCTTTGCCTCGCCGAAAGATGCCATGGGCAACGGCATAGCCTATGTTTCCGAAGACCGGATCGGGCAGAGCCTGGTTATGGACTTCCCTATTCTGAACAACGCGTCGTTGACTGTGCTCGACAAGGCGACCCGAGGCGGGTTGATGTCGCGCGAAAAGGAAATTGGCATTGCAAAGCCGTTTCTTGACCGTCTTCGGCTGCGCTTCAAGTCCTTCGATCAGCCGGTCGGCGCGCTGTCCGGCGGCAACCAGCAAAAAGTCGTTCTGGCAAAATGGCTAGCGACCAATCCTCGCATCCTCATCCTCGACGAGCCGACGCAAGGCATCGACGTTCAGACCAAGGCCGATGTCCATGCGATGATGACCGATCTCGCGGCCAAAGGCATGGCGATCATCCTGATCTCATCCGAACTGCCGGAGCTGCTTGGCATGGCTGATCGGATGATCGTGCTGAGAGAAGGCTCGGTCACGGCCGAGTTTCGGCACGATGAGGCCTCGCAGGAAAAGGTGATCGGTGCAGCGACCGACGCGATCGTCAAGAAGGTGGATGGCGAGATTGTTGCCAAGCCGGTCCCGCATCAAGACGAAAAATCGGAGATCCCGGAAAGAGCGGCGCAGGGCACATGGCGGCGGGTTCTGGCCCGCCGGGAATTGGGGCTCTTTGCGGCAATTGCGGCTGTTGTCATTCCTATTTCGATATTGAACATACGTATGCTCAGCGGCGCCAATCTATCCGCCCTGGCAATGGACGCCGGCCTTCTGATGATCGTCGCGGTCGCCCAGATGCTTGTCGTGATCACCCGCAGCATCGATCTTTCCGTGGCCGCGATCATCGGCCTTGCAGCCTATGGAGCGGCCTCGACGATCCATCTGCATCCCGAGATCGGCGTCATGGGTGGTGTCGCCCTGGCTTGTGTGATCGGGCTCGCCGCAGGCTTCCTGAACGGGCTCATCGTCACCTACGGCCGCGTGCCGGCCATCGTCGTCACGCTTGGCACCATGTCCATCTTCCGGGGCATCAACAGCCTTTGGGCCGGCGGGACGCAGGTGAGCGCCGACCAGGTGCCGCAAGCCTGGCTTGATATGACGGCAGCGAATATTTTTGGGGTTCCGGCTGTGCTCCTGATCGCCATCGCCACCCTGCTCGTCGTTGCCTATATCCTCCGCAATACCTCGATCGGCCGGGAACTGTTTGCCATCGGTTCCAATCCCGGCGGAGCGAGCCTCATCGGCATTCCCTCGCGTGCGCGCATCCTGATGGCCTTTTCAGCAGCCGGGCTTCTGGCCGGGTTCGATGGTGCGCTCTGGGCGTCCCGGTATGCCACGGTCGATGCACGCGTTGCCTATGGTTTCGAGTTGACCGTGATTGCGGCTGTCGTCGTCGGGGGCATTGCCGTCCGCGGCGGCTCCGGCACCGTGCTCGGCGTCGCCGCCGGCGCCTTGATGCTGCTTATCATCAACAACGGGCTGACACTCGTGCGTGTCGATCCCCTCTGGCTGCAAGGGGTCTATGGCCTCGTCATTCTCGCCGCCATCGGCATCGACGCACTCGTCGCCCGCCGCGCCGCCGGCAAGCGCAAGGGAGCACATTGA
- a CDS encoding heat shock protein DnaJ domain protein (PFAM: heat shock protein DnaJ domain protein~SMART: heat shock protein DnaJ domain protein~KEGG: molecular chaperone DnaJ family) produces the protein MTFDSIFVGLRPTSKKSALPPEPSQSKCQWDGCESGGTNRAPVGRDAEGLYLLFCPQHAREYNKGYNFASNLSDPVTARYQSEAASGARKTWGTRVDHATEMPLPSTVRSGTAKALNARKSAAQHQATKAVLQRRKLKVLEAKAFETLGLLQDAAPEEIRRRYKQMLKLHHPDANRGDRNSEAELQAAIDAHKILKLNGFC, from the coding sequence ATGACGTTTGATTCAATTTTTGTCGGCCTGAGGCCAACGAGCAAAAAATCAGCTCTTCCCCCCGAGCCTTCCCAGTCGAAATGCCAGTGGGACGGTTGCGAAAGCGGCGGCACCAATCGTGCGCCCGTTGGGCGAGATGCGGAAGGTTTGTACCTGCTGTTCTGCCCGCAACATGCGAGAGAATACAATAAGGGATATAATTTCGCGAGCAATCTGTCCGATCCGGTGACCGCCCGCTATCAGAGTGAGGCAGCAAGCGGCGCCCGTAAGACGTGGGGTACCCGCGTTGATCATGCGACAGAGATGCCGCTTCCTTCGACCGTCCGCTCGGGCACGGCAAAAGCCCTTAATGCACGCAAGAGTGCTGCCCAACATCAAGCAACGAAAGCTGTTCTCCAGCGACGCAAGCTCAAGGTATTGGAAGCGAAAGCCTTCGAAACGCTCGGCCTTTTGCAGGACGCGGCGCCCGAGGAGATCAGGCGCCGCTACAAGCAGATGCTCAAGCTACATCATCCAGACGCCAACCGAGGAGATCGAAACTCGGAAGCTGAGCTCCAAGCGGCAATCGACGCCCATAAAATCCTCAAGTTGAACGGGTTCTGCTAA
- a CDS encoding 3-demethylubiquinone-9 3-methyltransferase (PFAM: 3-demethylubiquinone-9 3-methyltransferase~KEGG: ret:RHE_PE00161 hypothetical protein), which translates to MAKNTICLWFDKDAEEAANFYAQTFPDSAVGAIIRAPGDYPDGKVGNVLVVEFTVAGVSCVGLNGGPTFKHNEAFSFQISTENQEETDRYWNAIVGNGGQESECGWCKDRWGISWQITPRVLMDAMRAGGIEAKRAFDAMMKMQKIDVALIEAAVRG; encoded by the coding sequence ATGGCCAAGAACACGATCTGCCTTTGGTTCGACAAAGATGCCGAGGAAGCCGCCAATTTTTATGCGCAGACCTTCCCTGACAGCGCCGTCGGAGCGATTATCCGTGCACCCGGCGATTATCCGGATGGAAAAGTCGGCAACGTCTTGGTTGTCGAATTTACGGTTGCCGGTGTCTCGTGCGTGGGATTGAACGGCGGTCCAACCTTCAAACACAATGAAGCTTTCTCATTCCAGATTTCGACGGAAAACCAGGAGGAAACCGACCGATACTGGAACGCCATCGTTGGAAATGGTGGACAGGAAAGCGAGTGCGGGTGGTGCAAGGACCGTTGGGGAATTTCATGGCAGATCACGCCGCGCGTTTTGATGGATGCGATGCGAGCTGGCGGTATTGAAGCAAAGAGAGCTTTCGACGCGATGATGAAGATGCAGAAGATCGACGTCGCGCTGATTGAAGCGGCCGTTCGGGGATAG